The following is a genomic window from Bacillota bacterium.
TCTCGCAAGGGTAGGGCTTTCTGAAAAGAAAAATTCGTATCCAAGACAACTTTCAGGCGGTCAGAAACAGCGTGCAGCTATTGTCCGTGCACTATGCATGAACCCGGAGATCATGCTGTTTGACGAAGTAACCGCCGCACTTGATCCAGAGATGGTTCGGGAGGTGCTTGACGTTATGCTTGAACTTGCAGAGCAAGGAATGACTATGCTTATCGTGACTCATGAGATGGAATTTGCAAGAGCTGTGGCTGATCGAATTGTGTTCATTGACAACGGAAGGATCATAGAAACCAGCAATTCGGTTGAATTTTTTGTAAACCCTAAAACCGACCGAGCTAAACAATTTATAAATATGTTTCATTTTAACAAAGAAAGAGGAGTCAAACTATGAAAAAATTTTCAAGAATATTTACCCTAACACTGGCAATTGCTATCCTTATGTCAACACTCGCGGGATGCTCTTCAAAAGCTTCTAGCAGTTCCAGTATCGATACAATAAAGAAGAACGGCGTCATTAGAATAGGGGTATTCAGCGACAAGCCACCATTCGGATATGTTGATGAAAATGGCAAAAATCAAGGTTTTGATGTGTACATAGCCAAGCGTCTGGCAAAAGATCTGCTCGGCGATGAAGACAAAGTGCATTTCGTACTGGTTGAGGCTGCAAGCCGGGTCGAATACCTTGAAACTAATAAGGTTGACATTATACTGGCGAACTTTACTGTCACAGATGAGCGGAAACAAAAAGTTGACTTTGCAAATCCTTACATGAAGGTGGCACTAGGAGTCGTTTCCCCCGATGGCGCTCCAATAACCGATGTGTCACAGCTTAAAGGTAAAAAACTAATTGTTAACAAGGGCACAACCGCAGAAACTTACTTTACAAAAAATTATCCCGATATAGAGCTTTTAAAATTTGATCAGAATACCGAGGCATTCCAAGCTCTAAAGGATGGACGCGGCGCAGCCCTTGCACATGATAACACCCTACTTTTTGCATGGGCAAGACAAAATCCAGGATTCACTACCAGTATAGGCTCACTTGGCAGTCAGGATACAATTGCTCCTGCTGTTAAAAAGGGCAATACCGAGCTTCTAAATTGGATAAATGACGAGCTTACAAAACTCGGCAATGAAAATTTTGTCCATAAAGCATATGACGCAACCCTTAAACCCGCGTATGGAGACACCGTCGACCCGGAATCAG
Proteins encoded in this region:
- a CDS encoding cysteine ABC transporter substrate-binding protein: MKKFSRIFTLTLAIAILMSTLAGCSSKASSSSSIDTIKKNGVIRIGVFSDKPPFGYVDENGKNQGFDVYIAKRLAKDLLGDEDKVHFVLVEAASRVEYLETNKVDIILANFTVTDERKQKVDFANPYMKVALGVVSPDGAPITDVSQLKGKKLIVNKGTTAETYFTKNYPDIELLKFDQNTEAFQALKDGRGAALAHDNTLLFAWARQNPGFTTSIGSLGSQDTIAPAVKKGNTELLNWINDELTKLGNENFVHKAYDATLKPAYGDTVDPESVVIEGGKQ
- a CDS encoding ATP-binding cassette domain-containing protein, producing MVFQSYDLFPNMTIIDNILLGPLKVQGQDRKEALEQAEKLLARVGLSEKKNSYPRQLSGGQKQRAAIVRALCMNPEIMLFDEVTAALDPEMVREVLDVMLELAEQGMTMLIVTHEMEFARAVADRIVFIDNGRIIETSNSVEFFVNPKTDRAKQFINMFHFNKERGVKL